One segment of Triticum aestivum cultivar Chinese Spring chromosome 2A, IWGSC CS RefSeq v2.1, whole genome shotgun sequence DNA contains the following:
- the LOC123187178 gene encoding uncharacterized protein At2g29880: protein MVHQLNSFELPGSRVQSQGFLDMDVDRARGRVQSQGLGAIDADRARSRGQSQGLGDIDDDHGAVEYPRDIGMTKRAKWTHQMKLFLIDLLKEHDVPGFRTQNAWSKEAWTNIVNRLNQAFCVSFSVVQVKQKEQDIKKEYRSVKELLAESGFGWDKDRMMVEAPASVWASFVARKNSKEALQWRDKSFPYFNDLASLYDGHYAEGRSRHGMDYYANKAKNASAPSSHPTHSNDTYESSSPPTVALDEPGLQFPLEEEVEGANLDSVQHTSTPNEQMYTQSIPPKAPTVKPESRRRKRQKQNPTSSADGFHERYLRLKMEEINRFAAIEEKKLEDPFSIHKCITTIEGLDGLQLSDMLLASDIFKTRENREIFLSFSSDERRLAWIKREIARTNEN, encoded by the exons ATGGTCCATCAGCTTAACTCATTTGAGCTGCCAGGCAGCCGTGTGCAATCACAAGGATTTCTTGACATGGATGTTGATCGTGCCCGCGGCCGTGTGCAGTCACAAGGACTTGGTGCTATTGATGCCGATCGTGCTCGCAGTCGTGGACAATCACAAGGACTTGGTGATATTGATGACGATCACGGGGCTGTTGAGTATCCTCGTGATATAG GTATGACGAAGAGGGCTAAGTGGACTCATCAAATGAAGTTGTTTCTTATTGACTTGCTGAAAGAGCATGATGTTCCTGGTTTTCGAACACAAAATGCATGGAGCAAAGAGGCCTGGACAAACATTGTTAATCGACTAAATCAAGCATTTTGTGTATCATTTAGTGTTGTTCAAGTCAAACAAAAGGAGCAAGATATAAAGAAGGAATATCGAAGTGTGAAAGAATTGTTGGCAGAAAGTGGGTTTGGATGGGACAAGGATAGAATGATGGTAGAAGCACCAGCAAGTGTTTGGGCTAGTTTTGTTGCTCGCAAGAATAGTAAGGAGGCCCTCCAATGGCGAGACAAGTCTTTTCCATACTTTAATGATTTGGCTTCTCTCTACGATG GTCATTACGCCGAAGGAAGATCTCGTCATGGTATGGATTATTATGCTAACAAGGCAAAAAATGCATCTGCTCCATCATCGCACCCAACACATTCGAATGATACATATGAATCATCTTCACCTCCAACAGTAGCTCTAGATGAGCCAGGTTTGCAATTTCCTTTGGAAGAAGAGGTTGAGGGAGCAAATCTTGATTCTGTCCAGCATACATCAACACCGAATGAACAAATGTATACCCAATCAATACCCCCAAAAGCACCCACCGTGAAGCCTGAGAGTAGACGTAGAAAAAGACAGAAGCAAAATCCTACAAGCTCTGCAGATGGATTCCATGAAAGATACCTTAGGCTCAAGATGGAAGAAATAAATCGATTTGCAGCCATTGAGGAGAAGAAACTAGAGGATCCATTTAGCATTCACAAGTGCATCACAACGATTGAAGGATTAGATGGTCTACAATTGAGCGATATGTTGTTGGCATCAGACATCTTCAAAACTAGGGAAAACAGGGAGATTTTCCTGTCTTTCTCTAGTGATGAACGACGGTTGGCTTGGATTAAAAGGGAGATTGCTCGTACCAACGAAAACTAA
- the LOC123187179 gene encoding putative nuclease HARBI1 isoform X1 — translation MEVDIFQALVDKLREKKLLADSKVLAVEEQVAIFLYAVSKNATNETLQDWFQHSAETISRRFGLVLDAITRLTNVYIRPPSLNPHPILSKPQFYHFFQNCIGAIDGTHIPMFLSPGQQEPYRNRKQTLSQNVMVACDFDLKFVHVHAGWEGSASDARVLQDALNHGFHVPHGKFYLVDAGYANTPQFLAPYRGTRYHLKEQGEVRQRPQNYKELFNLRHAQLRNHIERIIGILKMRFPILKVAAHYSVDKQIDISVACCVLHNFIRLHKGDMEWPKDAPMEIDPN, via the exons ATGGAAGTGGACAtttttcaagcacttgttgacaAGCTGCGTGAGAAAAAACTCCTTGCTGATTCAAAAGTACTAGCAGTAGAAGAGCAAGTGGCAATATTTTTGTATGCAGTATCCAAAAATGCAACAAATGAAACCCTACAGGATTGGTTTCAGCATAGTGCAGAAACAATAAGCCGGCGATTTGGATTAGTGCTTGATGCGATCACACGGCTCACAAATGTCTATATACGTCCACCTTCCCTCAACCCACATCCAATCTTGAGCAAACCACAATTTTATCATTTCTTTCAG AATTGCATTGGTGCTATAGATGGAACCCATATTCCTATGTTCCTATCACCAGGCCAACAAGAACCATACCGGAACAGGAAGCAAACGCTCTCACAAAATGTCATGGTTGCTTGTGACTTCGACTTaaaatttgtgcatgtacatgCTGGGTGGGAAGGATCAGCTTCTGATGCAAGAGTTCTACAAGATGCACTAAATCATGGTTTTCATGTACCTCATGGTAAATTTTACCTTGTTGATGCTGGTTATGCAAACACACCCCAATTTCTTGCTCCATACCGTGGTACTAGGTATCATCTAAAAGAACAAGGAGAAGTACGTCAAAGGCCACAAAATTACAAGGAATTGTTCAACCTTCGTCATGCTCAACTTCGGAATCATATAGAGAGAATTATCGGCATACTAAAAATGAGATTTCCTATCCTGAAAGTTGCTGCACATTATTCAGTTGATAAACAAATTGACATATCCGTGGCTTGTTGTGTTTTGCACAATTTCATACGCCTACACAAAGGAGATATGGAGTGGCCCAAAGATGCTCCCATGGAGATTGACCCGAACTAG
- the LOC123187179 gene encoding putative nuclease HARBI1 isoform X2 encodes MEVDIFQALVDKLREKKLLADSKVLAVSKNATNETLQDWFQHSAETISRRFGLVLDAITRLTNVYIRPPSLNPHPILSKPQFYHFFQNCIGAIDGTHIPMFLSPGQQEPYRNRKQTLSQNVMVACDFDLKFVHVHAGWEGSASDARVLQDALNHGFHVPHGKFYLVDAGYANTPQFLAPYRGTRYHLKEQGEVRQRPQNYKELFNLRHAQLRNHIERIIGILKMRFPILKVAAHYSVDKQIDISVACCVLHNFIRLHKGDMEWPKDAPMEIDPN; translated from the exons ATGGAAGTGGACAtttttcaagcacttgttgacaAGCTGCGTGAGAAAAAACTCCTTGCTGATTCAAAAGTACTA GCAGTATCCAAAAATGCAACAAATGAAACCCTACAGGATTGGTTTCAGCATAGTGCAGAAACAATAAGCCGGCGATTTGGATTAGTGCTTGATGCGATCACACGGCTCACAAATGTCTATATACGTCCACCTTCCCTCAACCCACATCCAATCTTGAGCAAACCACAATTTTATCATTTCTTTCAG AATTGCATTGGTGCTATAGATGGAACCCATATTCCTATGTTCCTATCACCAGGCCAACAAGAACCATACCGGAACAGGAAGCAAACGCTCTCACAAAATGTCATGGTTGCTTGTGACTTCGACTTaaaatttgtgcatgtacatgCTGGGTGGGAAGGATCAGCTTCTGATGCAAGAGTTCTACAAGATGCACTAAATCATGGTTTTCATGTACCTCATGGTAAATTTTACCTTGTTGATGCTGGTTATGCAAACACACCCCAATTTCTTGCTCCATACCGTGGTACTAGGTATCATCTAAAAGAACAAGGAGAAGTACGTCAAAGGCCACAAAATTACAAGGAATTGTTCAACCTTCGTCATGCTCAACTTCGGAATCATATAGAGAGAATTATCGGCATACTAAAAATGAGATTTCCTATCCTGAAAGTTGCTGCACATTATTCAGTTGATAAACAAATTGACATATCCGTGGCTTGTTGTGTTTTGCACAATTTCATACGCCTACACAAAGGAGATATGGAGTGGCCCAAAGATGCTCCCATGGAGATTGACCCGAACTAG